The following are encoded in a window of Impatiens glandulifera chromosome 5, dImpGla2.1, whole genome shotgun sequence genomic DNA:
- the LOC124938572 gene encoding B-box zinc finger protein 24-like encodes MKIQCDVCEKAPATVICCADEAALCSKCDFEVHAANKLASKHQRLLLQCLSTKLPTCDICQEKPAFIFCVEDRALFCQDCDEPIHSANKHAADHQRFLATGIRVALGSRSNNNNNNDAPPPNSITSSSSKPSHPPTQQQPVSPWGVDDLLRFSDFESSDKKEHLEFGELEWLLADDHVAAAEVPQLNNNYAANSSYRQTKSNVPPYKKARIEIQQDDDDEYFTVPDLG; translated from the exons ATGAAAATCCAATGCGATGTGTGTGAGAAGGCACCGGCAACGGTGATATGCTGCGCGGATGAGGCTGCGTTATGTTCAAAATGTGATTTTGAAGTACACGCAGCTAATAAACTAGCAAGCAAACATCAGAGGCTTCTTCTTCAATGTCTTTCTACCAAGCTTCCAACATGTGATATATGCCAA GAGAAGCCTGCTTTCATATTCTGTGTTGAGGACAGAGCTCTGTTTTGTCAAGATTGTGATGAACCTATTCATTCTGCAAACAAACATGCTGCCGACCACCAAAGGTTCCTTGCTACCGGCATTCGGGTCGCCTTAGGTTCTCGTTccaataacaacaacaacaacgatGCTCCTCCTCCAAACTcaataacatcatcatcatcaaagcCATCGCACCCACCAACTCAACAACAACCTGTTTCTCCATGGGGTGTCGACGACTTGTTGCGTTTCTCCGACTTTGAATCATCAGACAAg AAAGAACATCTGGAGTTTGGTGAACTTGAGTGGTTGCTTGCAGATGATCATGTTGCGGCTGCGGAAGTTCCTCAGCTTAACAACAATTATGCTGCTAATTCTTCATACAGGCAGACTAAATCCAACGTGCCGCCATACAAGAAGGCAAGAATCGAGATCCAACAAGATGACGATGATGAGTATTTCACGGTTCCTGATCTGggttga